Proteins encoded within one genomic window of Eublepharis macularius isolate TG4126 chromosome 10, MPM_Emac_v1.0, whole genome shotgun sequence:
- the LOC129336502 gene encoding uncharacterized protein LOC129336502: protein MPPKKGVGTSKGKQPAKRPPAKRAPPPALSSSDDEGVDGAQQEILARIAALESSRGVSAASVGGAKRPRSTRASSRVAFQTEVLKRLSALEGTANQGGDDASGAIEPGETDLPGESGTDDQAGSQVALPVAVAVDNALGDGAVAHRGRCSILICGHSFVFWAAHQAKRTAFGSQLGLSQWATVEWQGRRGLRWPGLLPLLFEGRCAPPPHILVIHLGGNDLGLVKGKALSLQAQADLRLIGKRWPGVLIIWSDILPRRVWREALDAKAIEGARYKANKALHKALEKGLGVYLPHPGIRAALPDLYRGDGVHLSFKGNNIFLDDLRRGLLEALRHIWGVEA from the exons atgccacCTAAGAAAGGAGTGGGCACttctaaagggaagcagcctgcaaaGCGGCCTCCCGCTAAGCgggcccccccccctgcattgtCCTCATCGGATGATGAGGGTGTTGATGGGGCTCAGCAGGAGATTTTGGCCCGCATAGCGGCGTTGGAGAGCAGTCGGGGAGTTTCCGCTGCTTCTGTTGGGGGTGCAAAGAGGCCTAGGTCCACTAGGGCATCTTCTCGCGTGGCTTTTCAGACAGAGGTTCTTAAACGTTTGTCTGCTCTTGAAGGTACTGCCAACCAAGGTGGGGATGATGCCAGCGGAGCGATAGAGCCGGGGGAGACAGACCTTCCTGGAGAGTCGGGTACTGACGATCAAGCTGGATCACAGGTGGCCCTGCCAGTGGCGGTAGCGGTTGATAACGCCTTGGGAGATG gtgctgtggcgCATCGAGGAAGGTGCTCTATCCTTATCTGCGGGCACAGCTTCGTCTTTTGGGCCGCTCACCAGGCTAAGAGGACGGcgttcgggtcccagcttggcctgagccagtgggctacggtggagtggcagggccgtcgaggCCTGCGTTGGCCTGGTCTGCTTCCACTATTATTTGAAGGGAGGTGTGCCCCTCCACCTCATATTctcgtcattcacctgggggggaATGACTTGGGtttggtgaagggcaaggccctgtcactgcaggcccAGGCAGACTTGCGGTTGATAGGCAAGCGCTGGCCTGGTGTCTTAATCATTTGGTCCGATATTCTACCCAggagggtttggcgggaggccttggatGCTAAAGCTATAGAGGGAGCACGttataaggccaataaggccttACACAAGGCTTTGGAGAAGGGGTTGGGGGTTTACTTGCCCCACCCCGGTATAAGGGCTGCTCTGCCGgacctctaccgaggtgacggagttcatctttcttttaaaggcaacaacatatttttagacgACTTGCGGCGGGGATTGCTGGAGGCGTTACGCCATATTTGGGGCgtcgaggcctaa